CAACAGCTGCATCCAACATCCCAAGATGGGGGTGCCTGACAGGCCAAACCAGAGACTGTCTTGACACTGCTCAGACCCAGTGGCATGGAAGCATGCAGGATCCAAAGGTTGAGGCCAACACAGGAGGCTGAAAACTGTCCATAGAAAAGGTGTGAGTGCAGAGAGCCGCCCTGGCTGAAAAACCATAGTATTAGCCACTAAAGACAAAGAGAGCCCATTTTATGCTGCTCCCTGAACTGTATGTTCCACTGACCATTGTTAGTCATTGTTTATACATAGTCTTAGTTCTATCAAGCAGCAAAATTAAGAGGGATGCTCCCTGTGTTGGGCAAATTGACTGCCAAATATTACAAATATCACCTCCAGTCAAGCTACAAGCTTCTATGGGTTCTAGGCTAAACCTTCACCAGTctagcccaggctccagtctctGAGTGTAAGAAAGCAAACCATCTTTCTCAGAATTCGTTCATTCAGTCATGGAGCACAAGAATACACTTATTATCAGATGCAAACTGTTCCTTCTTTTCTTTGAATGAGAGCAAGTGCCACAGTAACTGAGCACCTGAGAAGAGGAAACCACAAAGCTCATGCCTCCCCACAGAGAACCATGGGGATCCCTGTAGAAATCAAGACAATCTGCACAGAAGCTCTGTATCTCCATAGCGACTCTGGGTTTCTAGCAATCCTCCAGATGTGGCAACATGGTTCTTTTCGTATATACAGAATCAAGCTGTGTGCAAGGACCTCAGGATTTAATGCAATAATACCTAGTATTTACAAAGTGCTTTTTCATCATGCGAACTTTAACTAATTAGTCCCAAcgccaacaaaaaacaaatacacttgtgcaaaaatatttatatgctCTCTTGATGAAGGGCCTGATCTAATTCCTCTCaaagtaaatgggagttggatcagaccctgtCAGACAGTGCCAATTGTTGACCAAAACATACATACCCTTTCCGCAGCTATTTCCCAGAATGTCCCAGGGTCCCTTTATCCCTCTCACCCACTagaccaggggcaggcaaactttttggcctgagggccacatcgggtttctgaaattccATTCAACCCCCTTGTTCCCTCCTGACTGAcccccccagaccccctgccccatccaccctccctgtcccctgaccaccgccccatccaacccctcctctccttcctgactgcccccctgggacccgtgcccccattcaacccccgttccgacccctatccacgcccctgaccacccctgaactcccctgccctctatccaacccctcctgcccccattaccatgctgcctggagctccGGCGGTGCGACTGCTCCAGGACAGACAGCCgtgccgcgcagcacagagcaccgcgtcaggccgggctctgcagccccaccgcccagagtaTTGCGCCGCGCggcggcgtggctgcgggggatgggggacagcctcccaggccaggagctcgggggccgggcaggacggtcccgcgggtcatagtttgcccacctctgcgcTAGACTCTGCCTGCGCACCTGTATGTGTCCCTGTGATTTTTCTCACATCTCTGAGGCACCATAGATTTTTCAGGGGTTAACTTCAGTGCAATATCCCTCTAGCCCTTCTCAACGAAACAGCCCAGGGTGCTGTTACCCAGCTGAGACTAGAGAAGCATCCAGCATCAGTGGTTCTGCTCCTGTGCTCCACCCACCTCATAACAATTTATCCTCCGTTACCGTGCACCCAGGAGACGCAGGAAGGTTCAAAAATCCAACCATTTACATTTGCAAGCAGATGAAAAGACTTGTCAGACTTCCAGACTCCTTGAGCCCTGTCTCTGATTAAATACTTAATTCTTGTGGAAATCTAACaatgtttaattttcaaaaatgtcaccCACTGTGTCTTGGGCTCACTGAAGGACTTGGATCATGTCATTGACATTGTAGATCATTTCAAATGTGAAAGTGAACTCTAGTGGATGCAGAAAACTTCCGGGTTGACAGACTGCTGTAGAATTAAGTCCTTCGAGGCCTGTGCCCAACTTTGCTGCCACTGCCGGTAGAGTGGTCAGTCACCATAGTGATCTTTATGTGGTGGAGAGCTGCTGAAGTGAAACAAAGATTTTAATTGGTGTGTTGCCAATTTCTGGTAGCAAACAGAATTAAATGAAGGTCACTTAACTGGGGACTCTGTTAACCTGTGCTTTTGGTATAAAATGAATGTCTAAGTAAGccctttgtttggtttttaaccagaggtgaaagtaagccagtacggtaCAGTACGGTGTACCAGTAAGACAGTGGCCGTCGGTACACAGGCGACCGTACTGGCAGGGCCACTGatcggggcgggggaaggggcagctgtccCAGggcccagcgatttaaaagggcctggggctcccagcagtggccagagctCTGGGCCTTTTAAATCgggcagcgctgaagggctggctggggcagtCTGGccgcagccccgccccttctgcacGAGGCCACGCCCCTTCCGGGGCCCCAGAGTGgcgtgcccccccccacaccttgcgCAGGACCGCAGCCTCCCTGCGTACTGGTAAGTCTTTTAAGTTATTCACCCCTGTTTTTAACCCTCATTACAGAGATCTGGAACGGTTTGTGGTCACAGCTAACAAGAATAACTAGAGCCTGATCTTTGACATTTACGCTTCAAAACCAAGTGGCGCATGTCTAATCATACTGGCTCATTTATCTCACTGCCTGATATCAGTTATGGGATTCACAGCCCCTCTCTGCATAGTGGGTTCAAGTGAGTTGTAAATAGcagaattttgcacaactctCACACCTCAACTTTGGAAATGTTGAGGTGGATGGTTCGGAAGTATGGTTTTGTTAatttaaatccatggtagaggtttaatttaattataaGCAATTTGTTGCAGAGTCACGTAACCGATTACTGGAAAACTTGCAGGGGCTAATAGGTGCTAGATGTCGGTATTTTTAATTAAGATCATGCAATAAAGCTTCTCTACTGATCATCTGGTAACAACAACTCTGTATACCCTTACTGACCCTGTGAGGAGAGAGATTAGAAAAAAGCAGCATTTCCCTCCAAGATCCCACCCAAAGAATGAGAAAAGTAAATCTGTTAAAGACTTAGGCtcaaagacatttttaaagatgttttctgGGAATCCTGCACTCCCTGTATCCTGCTGAAGGGGAAAGTAGCCAAGCCGTGGTCCTGAGAAGTCGCCCAAGAGGCCAGCCATCTTTCCCATCACTCAAATATTTTTAGTGACAACATGCTGCAACTCCCTGTAGGCTACAGCACGGGAACAGTGTGAGTCTGCCAATATTTTTTGGTGGTGGGTCTCACAGTCTTATCTGGGTGGTTAATAATCTGGATGGTCAAAGTATTTTTGCAACATCTGCCAGCCAGATGGAAATAGTCAGAAATACATTATTCCAAAATATGAACAACTGTTAGGGTAGTACGAATTGTAAATGCTTGGGAATCCATTAATACCAATGTTTCTCCTAGGAACTCCctcctctgtctctcttcttCATCTGTCTCTCTGCAGTACATACTCACGTGAACTCTTTTGCTATGTGGCTAAACAAAGGGGCacgatggggggcagggagaaacatcaaaaatattctACACTTCACCACAGTTTGGGCGTAAGAAACGGGTGCAGCTGAACAGAGTTTAACTGCAAGTGGCAATAAGAACAATCTGAGCTCAATGCTATTTCAGAAACTGTGGTCAAGCAGATTGTAACCAGGGCTTCTGAGCGGTTTGCTCTTGCAGTTAAACCATGTGCACCCATTGTCAGCAACAGCTAATTGCTAGTGTGGACATGGAGAAAGCGAGCAAAAGGCTGCTAACCACAGGAAAAGTCAACCCTGATTAGGCCTATGAGTAATATTCAGTCTGTTAAGTGTGACATCATTTGTGACATTAGGGAAGTGAAAATATAAGATTGTGTCAGAAAAGAACATTACTTTTTTTCCTCAAGCCCTTGCGAAGTTCAAAGAAGATCGTTCTCTGCCTCCTTGTCAGTTATCACCATGGTTCCTTATTTCATCTCGGAGTGGATCCTAATGGTCCTGTTTACAGGTAAGTAAGGTGAATAAGAGAATAACAGATAGTGGATGGGGCTTTGATGGGCAGTTAGTGCATAATAGTTCCTGAATTTTCCTGGAGAGTAACTAAATATGGACTAAACTGGATGTCTCCTAAAGAAGGCTGGTCATgtgtcacagtgttgtaatttgCCACAGACTCTGCAATCTTCTGCAATGTAAAAAATAAGCCAGAGTTGCTCAATAGCCTTCTGTGGAGCTCCtctagtttttgttttcttttataaaaaggaaatttCTGGGCATTATGGTTGCAAAAATAATCATCCAAATGTGAACCATGAGCAGCGGGGTCTGAAATACCTACTGGCAAACTACATTTGCATAAAACTTATTTGTCTTTCTATACTCTTTAGAGATGAGCATAGATCTGTAAACCCATGTCATctagaaatatatataaaacaagaCCTAATTTACCGTTTGTGAACGTTTCGTCTGTATTCTGTCTGTATTATGGACTTTCCCTCTGTGAATGAATTGAGTGTTTTTAGTGCACTTTTAAAATGAACCGTTAATATATTAGAGAAAAAATGTGTGCTGTGACTTTGGGTGGGGAGCAGTTGTGAAGATAATGGGCCACCTAATGCCATCAGGCCAGGGAGATctgctttaaatacaaaaattaaaaatggcagGATATGGTCCATATGCTGTAAAGTGAGATTACAGGTTCTGTCTCcttctgtttttatttcaaaatatttctttttgctaaataagAGGTGGGattcaaaaatgtttctttatGAACTGCTAATACCGTATGTTGTCAGAGCTGAGTTTCTCTCAGGTTACTGTGGCAAAGCTGCAGTAGGAAGCAGTTTTATTACTGAAGAGGTCCCTCTTTTTTAGGAAAAGAGGTTGATTAGCTAACCTTATCCACCTTGCCCACCTAAATCAAGGTTAAAGGTGTTCAACGGTGTTTTCATTGGGAAAAGGTCAGGATTAGCATAACTAACCCCTACCGAATATTGATCCCCTTTCCCATACAAACCCTCATTTATATTGGACCAATTTGGAAAAATTGCATTGGGAAGTATTAACACCCACTGCAGAGCATTCTACCCCGGTAATGTTAGGAGTTACTTGATTGAGGAATTAAACCTATTGATACCCTATTATTCAATTGGATAGGAAGTTTATAATACCTGTTCTATCAAAAGCAGAGCTTCCTTTGCTCTTCCATGAGAGATGAAACTCAAAGTGAACAGGATGTAGGTGATGCATATTCTTTGTGCTGGATCTCTgcatgggggtgaatttcacatcCCTAAGGGCTATCTTGAGAGTCTAGCCCAGAATACGTGCCCACTAGGGAATTTTGAAACCACAGCATCTTCATGCAAGGGGAATTCAGCCATTGAAGTCTGTCTCACCATTTTCTCCTAGTATTGCCTCCACCAGGAGACCAGCCCATTCCAGCTGCCCTGTGCTAGCTTGTTAGACCACTTATCCACCCCCACCCGCAGCCAGAGACCGACAGAGACAGTAATCTGGCTTCTGACCCTGCAGCAGTAACATGCTCCCACCTCACCTGTGTCTGGGCTCTGGCTCAGAAAGgacagggaaaggaaggagaggatCATGGACTGAGTAAAACCCAACCAGATCCTCCCATTAAGAACAACAGGGTCTGCGTTATCAGTTCCAGGTACTGCAGAAACAAGTCTTGCACAAGTCCTGGTGAAGCTCATACTATCCTGAACCCCTGTGAGTGAGGAGTCAAGAGGGGGTCTGGAGAACTGCACACCCACAAAAGCCGTATTATAGCGGAGGTGGTTATAGTCACCACTGTCAGGGGATCTGTAACAGTTGCCGGTGGGAACCATCCAGGGACACCACAGGGGTCGTGAGTCACTGTCAGGAGGATTAGCCGGCATAGCTTCCCTCACAAACAAGAGACACCAACATGAAGACAGACCTGTGTGCCTTTCCACGGCTCCCAAACTGTCCTGTGTCCTGACAACTGAACTCCCGTTAGGTCAGGGAGCTGCACGCACAGCTACTGAGAGAATTGCCCATAGCCAGGTGGGGCAGATCCAAGAACTGTTCTCCCTGCATGGTCCTGGCCGTGGTGAGGAGGGTGAggtggggcagcagctgggcacATCAGTGCTTCCGGGGCTTTGACAGAACCACATTGTGGGCAAAAGCGTCATGGTGTGTGTCCTGCTGTCATCCTCGcctgttggggggaggaggggaaacacaGACCTCAGTGGATCCACCTGCAATGGAGGTATGTGGCGAGCTTACAGGGACAGTTTTGTGTTGTGACTGAGATGCCAGGCAGGTCCCATTAGCCTGTGCATTGTATCCTAGCCCCGTCTCAATTACTGTTGTATCTTTGTCTGCAGGTCTCACAGTATCAGGCTCTCCTGTGAGAGGAGTGGTGGGTCAGAACGTCACTTTGCCCTGTAAATACCGAGTTAATCGCCCAAGTGACATCACGACAATGTGCTGGGGCCGGGGCAGCTGTCCTTCTTTTCAGTGTTCTCAGCCAATTCTctggacagatggatggagggTAACCAAGCGTCAGTCCAGCAGATACCAGTTAGAAGGGAATCTCACTCGGGGGGATGTGTCCCTGACCATAGTGAATGTGGCAGAAGCAGACGGAGGGGTGTACTGCTGCCGTGTGGAGATCCCTGGTTGGTTCAATGATCAGCAGAAGAATCTGGAAGTTGCGATTGAGACAGGTGAGCAGAGCTTTTCTTTTGTATGAATGTCCTTGAAGGGTAAAACTCCTGCCATCTGACTGACTTTCACAGCCTGTGACAGAAACAATGTATTAATGTCCTGCAGTGTTAATCATTATGACTTTGAAGCTGTACCGTTACCACTGCGGAAAGGAAGCAGCCTCTGCCATCAGTGTAGCCCAGCAGAGCCAGTGCACGGGAATGGACATTTTGTTCCCTTGTGCCATGGCACACCGCTCTTACTAGCAATCTTCGCAATATTGCATGTAGCATCCAGGAGAGTGGACAGCATAGTATGCTTCTCTCATTAGTTAGGCACAATAATCCCCTCTTGTGGGTAGATGTGTTCACGTTCCTCCTTCTTGGGCAGATCCAGCGCCCATTACAATGAATGGAAGGTTCCCATCCACCTTACTGGGCTCTGGGTCACACCCTAAttcatgaaaataaaaaggaTACTATTGTGCCCGCCGTGACAGACATCACAAAGTTCTGCAGGGCTCCCGAGCCCTTGGCGACATGTTCTCCTCGGAAAGCCTGGTCCCCTCTCTGGTTTCTGGGATTCCAGTGTTATAAATCCTCACCCTGGTGCCAGGAAACCTGCCTGGTGCAGACCCTAACTGACTTTTGTTCCTGCCCCTAGAAACCTAGACTTATCTGTTCGCCCTACCACAGAACCTCTATATCTTCCCCTACCAAGCCATGTTTCCTCTCAAACTTGTGGGGCCAAATGCAGACCTGGCATCAGCAGGTGCAGCTCCGTTGAACTCAGTGTTATACTCTTGCACCAGGTATGAATTTAGCCCTCTCTCGGCTGAGGAGGAGTTAAGCGGTGCCAGGGCCTGGCTCTCCACATATAGGTGAATTCCAGCCCTCGGTGAGCACTCATGAAAGTACTTCTGTTGGAGCCAGTGCTCATCAACGTATGTCAAGTTTGTACAACCCGGCCTTAAGTAATGACTGATTTTTATACACGGAAGTTTAATCTCAACACGGGCTCCCCTACAGCTCTGCTGTCTGGcaaataacacattttaaaatgtacaactCCAATTGTGGCAACTAGCAAAATCAAACCTCAAACTTTACCCCAAGCCAGCTTTTTTAcccagaaaaggcagaagtcCAGACACTCCAGGAAGTCTGCTAGGACCTTCGTTAGTGATTtgacatggaaggtgctcagaagCTATGGTGACAGGTGGCAGGATAAAAACCCCAAGACAGATACATCGATAGTGTAACTGTgattttcattctctctccttttgctgcACTGTATTGTCCTGCAAATAAAAGTTACAAAGTCATTTTCTTCTTGCAATAAACCAGATGGATAAAGGGATATGGTTTTATTGCTGGTGATATGTTGttgttaaaacattttatttctttcagtttGTTGGACACATCTTGCTGACTGTTGTAatatgtgtggtttttgttttgtttttaacaccaGTTAGGACCTCCACTGCAGGCCCTCACACTTACACATCTGAACATACCTCAGGTAATGGTTATCCAAGTATTCCGCCTCTCGGGTGTGTGTGAGTCCCTTTGTAATGGGATCCCAGAAGGGGAACTAAATAACAAACAGTAGTTGAAAATATTCCCTTTGACTTGTATATTATAAAATCTGATCCCCTGTGATCTAACAATAAGCCCCAAGCAAAGATGGGAAGGTCTGAAGGGGTCTTTTAAACAACTTGCAGCCCACTAAaactgttttatgttttaatatttattttttatattttgctttttgaGCCTTCTGAGCTCAGCTTGAACTTGAAACCAGAAATGCCAGCTTCATTCATCTAGATTTTGTGAGCTCAGCAACTCGAACATGTTTCCACATAGTTCTGTTGCCCTCTCAGAAGAGGAAGTGAAAACTTTCTCGGCATGTGATGTGTCTCTAGCTGCAGAGAAACTTGTATACTTACGTGTATAATGGACACATCCGTGAAGGAGCCTCAAAAAGAGACAGACAGTTGTGTTACTTTGATGTCAGGAAATGCCACCCTTTCCCGAGCATAGACAACAGCTGAAGCAGACCATCTCATTTAGAATCAGTCCCCTTAATATAAACAGGAGGGGACTCCATTTTCACTAATTGTAGATCCTCAGATAGCACATTTTCAGTCTTGGGATTGGTGGGTTGGTTTTATTGCTTGTGGGGTTATTCAGTAATCAAATGACACATTCGCTGAACCATTGTAGTAAAGATGTTGCATTTTCTAGCCCTGTGTTTTAAATGTTATACGGTGCTGCCTTAAGCCGGGAAATAGGCACCGAGCCGAGATGCTGTAGTTGTAAGTTTTGCAAGTTTGTCTCACTGTGGCCAGCCTCAATGCTACATAAAAGTGTTCTCAGCTTTGTGAAGTCTTGTATGCAACACCACTTGCCCTTTACAGTGCCATCAAAAGCCCATCGGTTCTCAGGAGAAATCAGTTCACTTTAGATAGTCAGAGAAGTTGGCGTTGTCTAGCTATGAAGACGGAAAGAATTATTAGCTGTGCTAAGTGAGATGTTGGTTTATCTTATCGTTGCTCAGCTGCTGCGAATGCCAGTGACACACCTTCCACCGTCGCCCCCCAATGGCCATTGGTTTTCAGTTCAGAAGCCCCTCAGGATGCTTCAATTGTAAGTGGTCAGGTCGGAATGGTGATTATATTGTCTCTGCAGATCACTTTCCATGCTCTCTTTTGGTTGGAAAAGAGAAATACTTCCATTGAGTCTGTCCATCTGGTGCCCGGGAAATAGCACTGATGCCTTTGTTACCAAAATGCAAACAAACTCCAGTGACATGTAGAAAGGGCTAATCCTGGAGTCCTTACTCGCTCCTTACTGAGCTGAAAGGGAGTTTTGTCTAATTAaagactgaagtcaataggaattgaaGGCATGCGTCACTTCTCAGGATCaaggcttgaataaggactgcagtGTTTGGCCTTAAACGCAGGCTTTTGGAATGAAGAGCTGCTTCTTTAAACTATAAATAAAATTAGAATATACACCTATTCTACATAAATGAATGGGGTTTGGACACCTCGCTCcctctaggcacttttgaaaatcccaaccgtAATCAGAGTCCAGCTGTATGGAATCTCGTAGTGTCTCCGTGGAAATCACACACTGTCTCAAGTTGGGTGCATTCTCTCTAGTGTGTGTTTACCGTTTACCTTGCAGCCAAATGATTTTTCAAGTCGTCTATATGATTTCTATTCCTGCCCCTCATACCCTCGTGTTCTGTGTTTCAGCAGACTACGTCCACGTCAATCCATCAGCTAATGGAGCCAGAATCTATGGGGGCAGGGATGCATGTTGGAATCAGCATTTTTGTGGTACTTCTAGTCATCCTGGTTTTGGCCCTAATTCTATCCAAAAGTAAGTGATTTGAGATAGATGATAATCCAAGGACATTGATAGTTTTATTTCTCTGCTTCCCTAGGACCTTGGCCAATGGTGGCTACTCAGAGGATGCCCTATATCGGGGTGGCCAGACTGCAGCTCCGGAGCCGCATGTGCTTTattacagttaaagtgcggctcaTGGAGCCCCCCCGCCGATTCTCCGTCTACCAGACTGGAGcgggagcttggggcttctgccctgtggtggggtggaggggctgggggcttctGCCCAACAGGGATGGGGGTCTCAGGACTTCAGCCCTACcggaggcacctgctggggcttcagccccaaacCACGGCAAGTGCCTCCCCTGAGGCAGAATTTCCTAGCCCACAATGCCACtgcagggcaggagcactggcaggcgtgccccacagagctgaagccccgagccccagcagtcATGCCCAgttctcgaacttctgaagattatcgtatCAGAGGggcagtaagtttggccacccctgacctatATCAACCCATCTCCATGCTGCACTggccatgcccccaccccactcagtgTGGGTGCTGTACTCTCCTGGCCTTTCCTGATCACAAGGGAAGCTGCAGCTGCTTTGTGCAACGCCAGCCACGATGTTCCCTTTTGCAGACTTTCTCCCATGGCGGCGCTCAGTCAGGGTATACACGTGGGTAGCCCCTGCGGGAGTTTGGCCTCATGTAAATAGTGGGTGTTTCACATATTTAAAGGACCCACTTTAAAGCTCCCTTATTTCAGTTTTTGCACTTGACCTTTTCTCATTGAAcctgctgctttctttttttttaatgattttcaaactcatttctccctcccccgGCTTTCCTATTTTGGACGATCCTCAGGGTATTTCCACAACAGACAGAAGCTGAAGACTTTGGCAAGGTAAATGCTATTCGCTATGCTGTTTCTGCTGTAGCCATAATCAAAAACTAGGTCCCAAAATGTCTGCACCTTTGGTAGGACAGAAAGAAATGTGCCAAACAGACACTCCAGGACACACGCTGACATTTCCAGAGCTGCATGCTTTTACTTTGATTGGCTTTGTCATATCAGGACAGATAATCTGA
The nucleotide sequence above comes from Chelonia mydas isolate rCheMyd1 chromosome 8, rCheMyd1.pri.v2, whole genome shotgun sequence. Encoded proteins:
- the LOC102941709 gene encoding hepatitis A virus cellular receptor 2 homolog isoform X7: MVPYFISEWILMVLFTGLTVSGSPVRGVVGQNVTLPCKYRVNRPSDITTMCWGRGSCPSFQCSQPILWTDGWRVTKRQSSRYQLEGNLTRGDVSLTIVNVAEADGGVYCCRVEIPGWFNDQQKNLEVAIETAAANASDTPSTVAPQWPLVFSSEAPQDASITTSTSIHQLMEPESMGAGMHVGISIFVVLLVILVLALILSKRYFHNRQKLKTLASSVSFSNPEHGGFQSTLEAGVHAEENIYTMD
- the LOC102941709 gene encoding hepatitis A virus cellular receptor 1 homolog isoform X1, translated to MVPYFISEWILMVLFTGLTVSGSPVRGVVGQNVTLPCKYRVNRPSDITTMCWGRGSCPSFQCSQPILWTDGWRVTKRQSSRYQLEGNLTRGDVSLTIVNVAEADGGVYCCRVEIPGWFNDQQKNLEVAIETVRTSTAGPHTYTSEHTSAAANASDTPSTVAPQWPLVFSSEAPQDASIQTTSTSIHQLMEPESMGAGMHVGISIFVVLLVILVLALILSKTQSHSPTQNTEASRARWKLGSMQKRIFIRWTKEWLDPFPDQHCGFSQLLQN
- the LOC102941709 gene encoding hepatitis A virus cellular receptor 1 homolog isoform X2, which translates into the protein MVPYFISEWILMVLFTGLTVSGSPVRGVVGQNVTLPCKYRVNRPSDITTMCWGRGSCPSFQCSQPILWTDGWRVTKRQSSRYQLEGNLTRGDVSLTIVNVAEADGGVYCCRVEIPGWFNDQQKNLEVAIETVRTSTAGPHTYTSEHTSAAANASDTPSTVAPQWPLVFSSEAPQDASITTSTSIHQLMEPESMGAGMHVGISIFVVLLVILVLALILSKTQSHSPTQNTEASRARWKLGSMQKRIFIRWTKEWLDPFPDQHCGFSQLLQN
- the LOC102941709 gene encoding hepatitis A virus cellular receptor 1 homolog isoform X4 — its product is MVPYFISEWILMVLFTGLTVSGSPVRGVVGQNVTLPCKYRVNRPSDITTMCWGRGSCPSFQCSQPILWTDGWRVTKRQSSRYQLEGNLTRGDVSLTIVNVAEADGGVYCCRVEIPGWFNDQQKNLEVAIETVRTSTAGPHTYTSEHTSAAANASDTPSTVAPQWPLVFSSEAPQDASITTSTSIHQLMEPESMGAGMHVGISIFVVLLVILVLALILSKRYFHNRQKLKTLASSVSFSNPEHGGFQSTLEAGVHAEENIYTMD
- the LOC102941709 gene encoding hepatitis A virus cellular receptor 1 homolog isoform X6, with protein sequence MVPYFISEWILMVLFTGLTVSGSPVRGVVGQNVTLPCKYRVNRPSDITTMCWGRGSCPSFQCSQPILWTDGWRVTKRQSSRYQLEGNLTRGDVSLTIVNVAEADGGVYCCRVEIPGWFNDQQKNLEVAIETAAANASDTPSTVAPQWPLVFSSEAPQDASITTSTSIHQLMEPESMGAGMHVGISIFVVLLVILVLALILSKTQSHSPTQNTEASRARWKLGSMQKRIFIRWTKEWLDPFPDQHCGFSQLLQN
- the LOC102941709 gene encoding hepatitis A virus cellular receptor 1 homolog isoform X9, whose amino-acid sequence is MVPYFISEWILMVLFTGLTVSGSPVRGVVGQNVTLPCKYRVNRPSDITTMCWGRGSCPSFQCSQPILWTDGWRVTKRQSSRYQLEGNLTRGDVSLTIVNVAEADGGVYCCRVEIPGWFNDQQKNLEVAIETAAANASDTPSTVAPQWPLVFSSEAPQDASILSLILQPRTRRLPEHAGSWGPCRREYLYDGLKNGWIRSLINTVALASYYKTSPVYTTLQTICSTDHF
- the LOC102941709 gene encoding hepatitis A virus cellular receptor 1 homolog isoform X3, coding for MVPYFISEWILMVLFTGLTVSGSPVRGVVGQNVTLPCKYRVNRPSDITTMCWGRGSCPSFQCSQPILWTDGWRVTKRQSSRYQLEGNLTRGDVSLTIVNVAEADGGVYCCRVEIPGWFNDQQKNLEVAIETVRTSTAGPHTYTSEHTSAAANASDTPSTVAPQWPLVFSSEAPQDASIQTTSTSIHQLMEPESMGAGMHVGISIFVVLLVILVLALILSKRYFHNRQKLKTLASSVSFSNPEHGGFQSTLEAGVHAEENIYTMD
- the LOC102941709 gene encoding hepatitis A virus cellular receptor 1 homolog isoform X5, producing the protein MVPYFISEWILMVLFTGLTVSGSPVRGVVGQNVTLPCKYRVNRPSDITTMCWGRGSCPSFQCSQPILWTDGWRVTKRQSSRYQLEGNLTRGDVSLTIVNVAEADGGVYCCRVEIPGWFNDQQKNLEVAIETAAANASDTPSTVAPQWPLVFSSEAPQDASIQTTSTSIHQLMEPESMGAGMHVGISIFVVLLVILVLALILSKTQSHSPTQNTEASRARWKLGSMQKRIFIRWTKEWLDPFPDQHCGFSQLLQN
- the LOC102941709 gene encoding hepatitis A virus cellular receptor 1 homolog isoform X8; the encoded protein is MVPYFISEWILMVLFTGLTVSGSPVRGVVGQNVTLPCKYRVNRPSDITTMCWGRGSCPSFQCSQPILWTDGWRVTKRQSSRYQLEGNLTRGDVSLTIVNVAEADGGVYCCRVEIPGWFNDQQKNLEVAIETVRTSTAGPHTYTSEHTSAAANASDTPSTVAPQWPLVFSSEAPQDASILSLILQPRTRRLPEHAGSWGPCRREYLYDGLKNGWIRSLINTVALASYYKTSPVYTTLQTICSTDHF